The following are encoded together in the Panicum virgatum strain AP13 chromosome 6K, P.virgatum_v5, whole genome shotgun sequence genome:
- the LOC120713480 gene encoding uncharacterized protein LOC120713480 yields MDPADVHKTVFCTHEGLYEFLVMPFGLCNAPATFQSLMNEVLRPFLRRFVIVFFDDILIFSDSWADHLRHLRVILSTLQQYQLFVKRSKCAFGVTSIQYLGHIISADGVAMDPAKVQAVHDWPQPRSARAMRGFLGLAGYYRRFVRDYGAIAAPLTALLRKEGFHWSAEATAAFEALKMAVTSAPMMRLPDFDQQFVVECDASTHGFGAVLVQDKHPIAFFSRPVAPRHRSLAAYEHELIGLVHTIRHWRPYLWGRRFLPRTFILAMSAPRFDFIERLRQAQHMEPALVALRDEITAGQRPAPWSIIDGLVAYEGRLYIAPSSALLPEIIAATHEGVLRTLHRLRRDFHAPNLRRAVQKFVRECTTYQRYKFEHLHHAGLLQPLPVPTTVWTDLGLDFVEALPRVGGKSVILTVVDRFSKYCHFIPLAHPYTAESVAHAFFNDIIRLHGVPQSLVSDRDPIFTLAFWKEIMRLMGTKLHMSTAFHPQTDGQTEATNRVIIMSVAQSSLKDTPFRIVYGRDPPTIHSYEPGETRVAAVAKNMADRDKFLADVRYRLEQAQAVQKRHYDKGHRDVSYAVGDWVWLRLRHRAPASLPTVTRGKLKPRFYGPYHVIECINNVTIRLQLPPRARLHDIFHIGLLKKFVGAPPETPPPLPAIHHGAVVPEPEHAMRARLARGVRQVLIQWKGEPPFSTTWEDIDTFVEHHPTFQLEDELLLRGERCHVGPAIDRNNHRAIIPSVPTSFEVEGQLPLAPTPLTEEESTVHVQCTYITTESH; encoded by the exons ATGGACCCGGCGGATGTGCACAAGACGGTGTTCTGCACACATGAGGGTCTATACGAGTTTCTGGTGATGCCGTTCGGCCTCTGCAATGCGCCGGCGACATTCCAGTCACTCATGAACGAGGTGCTGCGCCCCTTCCTCCGTCGCTTCGTCATCGTCTTCTTCGACGACATCCTGATCTTCAGCGACTCCTGGGCTGATCATCTCCGGCACCTGCGCGTCATCCTCAGCACCCTTCAGCAGTACCAACTCTTCGTCAAGCGGTCCAAATGTGCCTTTGGGGTCACCTCCATCCAGTACCTGGGGCACATTATCTCGGCCGACGGCGTCGCCATGGATCCGGCTAAGGTGCAGGCAGTCCATGACTGGCCACAGCCCCGCTCTGCCCGAGCTATGCGCGGCTTCTTGGGACTGGCGGGGTACTACCGCCGGTTCGTGCGCGACTACGGGGCGATCGCCGCACCTCTCACCGCCCTACTGCGCAAGGAAGGATTTCACTGGTCCGCTGAGGCCACGGCCGCGTTCGAGGCACTAAAGATGGCCGTCACGTCTGCACCGATGATGCGTTTGCCGGACTTCGACCAACAATTTGTGGTCGAGTGCGACGCGTCCACGCACGGGTTCGGCGCCGTGCTCGTGCAGGACAAGCACCCGATCGCCTTCTTCAGTCGACCGGTGGCACCTCGTCATCGTTCCCTCGCGGCGTACGAGCACGAACTGATTGGGCTGGTGCACACCATTCGGCACTGGCGCCCGTATCTCTGGGGTCGCCGTTTCCTG CCGAGGACATTCATCCTCGCCATGTCGGCCCCGCGCTTCGACTTCATCGAACGACTACGCCAGGCGCAGCACATGGAACCGGCCCTGGTGGCGCTCCGCGACGAGATCACGGCAGGCCAGCGGCCGGCTCCGTGGTCCATCATTGACGGCCTCGTCGCCTACGAAGGCCGCCTCTACATCGCGCCATCCTCGGCTCTCCTGCCGGAAATCATCGCCGCCACCCATGAGGGCGTCTTACGCACGCTTCACCGGCTGCGCCGCGACTTCCACGCCCCCAATCTCCGGCGCGCCGTCCAGAAGTTCGTCCGCGAGTGCACCACCTACCAGCGGTACAAGTTCGAGCATCTACACCACGCGGGACTGCTCCAACCACTGCCGGTGCCGACGACCGTCTGGACCGATCTTGGTTTGGACTTTGTGGAAGCGCTACCGCGCGTCGGGGGCAAATCCGTGATCTTAACGGTAGTCGACCGCTTCAGTAAGTACTGTCACTTCATTCCGCTCGCTCACCCATATACGGCGGAGTCAGTGGCACATGCATTCTTCAACGACATCATCCGGCTGCACGGGGTGCCCCAGTCGTTGGTCTCCGACCGCGACCCCATCTTCACGTTGGCATTCTGGAAGGAGATCATGCGCCTCATGGGGACGAAGCTGCACATGTCCACGGCGTTTCACCCGCAGACGGACGGACAAACGGAGGCCACCAACCGGGTCATCATCATGTCAGTGGCTCAG TCATCGCTCAAGGACACGCCCTTCCGCATCGTCTACGGCCGCGATCCCCCGACGATCCACTCCTACGAGCCGGGCGAGACACGGGTCGCCGCGGTGGCCAAGAACATGGCGGACAGGGACAAGTTTCTGGCGGACGTTCGCTACCGCCTCGAGCAGGCCCAGGCAGTCCAGAAGCGGCACTACGACAAGGGACATCGCGACGTCTCCTACGCCGTCGGCGATTGGGTATGGTTAAGGCTGCGACACCGTGCTCCGGCATCCCTGCCGACCGTCACGCGTGGCAAGCTCAAACCCAGATTCTACGGGCCCTACCACGTCATCGAGTGCATCAACAACGTCACCATACGCCTTCAGCTGCCGCCCCGCGCTCGTCTACATGACATCTTCCACATTGGCCTCCTCAAGAAGTTCGTGGGCGCGCCTCCGGAGACGCCACCGCCACTGCCGGCCATTCATCATGGAGCAGTTGTCCCTGAACCAGAACACGCGATGCGCGCTCGGCTGGCGCGTGGCGTCCGCCAGGTCCTCATTCAGTGGAAGGGCGAGCCACCATTCTCAACGACATGGGAGGACATCGACACCTTCGTGGAACATCACCCAACGtttcagctcgaggacgagctgcttcTCCGGGGGGAGAGATGTCACGTGGGGCCGGCA ATCGACCGGAACAACCACCGGGCGATCATACCGTCCGTGCCTACGAGCTTCGAAGTCGAGGGCCAGCTACCCTTGGCGCCGACGCCCTTGACAGAGGAAGAGAGCACAGTACATGTACAATGCACGTACATTACAACAGAGAGCCACTGA
- the LOC120713481 gene encoding uncharacterized protein LOC120713481: protein MAEPTTTDLAALINKLTTTIETLQAKIETMEQRTSDSSSSGPRGPHPGDHHNDRPPRFQKMDFPRYDGKSDPLIFVNHCESYFWRQRIAEEEKVWMASYNLEEGAQLWYIQVQQDEGTPPWRRFTELLHLRFGPPTRSNPLGELMACKRTGSVVDYQDRFQALLPRTGTLSEVQSVQIFTAGLQPPLSLDVEIHNPQTLALAMSLARKLELCEQCAAAATPTPAPPRVASRGILPTPPVRLALPPTSTAPPPTPAPSAPVTVEGRPVKRLSQSEMEERRRLGLCFNCNEKFGIGHNRVCQHIFLVDLAEAAATADDDTGAGADATEPLISLHAIASVPTSEMMQVANQLGTTTLVVLLDSGSTHNFISEEVAQGCDLQLERGGGLKVTVANGERVPCLGVFCDMPFSVDGEHFLANLFALPLAGYDVVLGTQWLATLGPILWDFGALTMSFWHRDHRVLCHGVAGAPTPSFRACRADNLLDALLADFAPVFAEPQGLPPARACDHHITLVQGVQPVAVRLYRYPVSHKDELERQCTAMLAQGLIRRSSSAFSSPVLLVKKPDGSWRFCVDYRALNAITVKDAFAIPVVTELIDEL, encoded by the coding sequence ATGGCGGAACCGACGACTACCGACCTCGCGGCCCTCATCAACAAGCTGACCACGACCATCGAGACCTTGCAAGCAAAGATCGAGACGATGGAACAACGCACTTCCGACTCCTCATCCTCGGGTCCCAGAGGGCCACACCCCGGCGATCACCACAATGATCGGCCGCCAAGATTCCAGAAGATGGATTTTCCCCGCTACGACGGCAAATCCGACCCCCTCATCTTTGTCAACCACTGCGAGTCATACTTCTGGCGGCAGCGCATCGCCGAGGAGGAGAAGGTATGGATGGCATCTTACAATTTGGAGGAGGGCGCCCAATTGTGGTATATCCAGGTGCAACAGGATGAGGGCACTCCGCCATGGCGCCGCTTCaccgagctcctccacctgCGGTTCGGTCCCCCTACACGCTCCAACCCATTGGGCGAGCTCATGGCGTGCAAGCGGACCGGCTCCGTCGTCGACTACCAGGATCGTTTCCAGGCCCTGCTGCCACGCACAGGCACGCTCTCCGAAGTCCAGAGCGTCCAGATCTTCACAGCGGGTCTTCAGCCGCCGCTCTCCCTCGATGTGGAGATCCACAATCCCCAGACTCTCGCCCTCGCCATGAGTCTGGCCCGCAAGCTGGAGCTGTGCGAGcaatgcgcggcggcggccacgccgACTCCTGCTCCACCCAGGGTGGCATCGCGCGGCATCCTGCCGACCCCGCCCGTGCGGCTGGCTCTGCCTCCGACATCGACGGCTCCACCGCCAACGCCTGCACCGAGCGCCCCGGTCACCGTTGAAGGGCGCCCCGTCAAGCGTCTCTCCCAGTCCGAGATGGAAGAACGCCGCCGCTTGGGCCTCTGCTTCAACTGCAACGAGAAGTTTGGCATAGGCCACAACCGGGTCTGCCAACACATCTTCTTGGTGGACCTGGCtgaagccgccgccaccgccgatgacGACACGGGCGCGGGTGCAGATGCCACCGAACCTCTGATCTCGCTGCACGCCATCGCCAGTGTCCCCACGAGTGAGATGATGCAGGTGGCAAACCAGCTGGGTACCACAACGCTCGTGGTGCTCCTCGACTCCGGATCGACACACAACTTCATCTCGGAGGAAGTTGCCCAGGGATGCGACCTGCAGCTAGAACGCGGGGGCGGGCTCAAGGTGACAGTAGCCAACGGCGAGCGGGTCCCATGTCTCGGGGTTTTCTGCGACATGCCCTTCTCCGTCGACGGCGAACACTTCTTGGCGAACCTCTTCGCCCTGCCGTTGGCTGGGTACGACGTGGTGCTTGGCACCCAGTGGCTGGCCACGCTAGGGCCAATCCTTTGGGACTTCGGCGCCCTCACGATGTCGTTCTGGCATCGTGATCACCGTGTGCTCTGTCACGGCGTTGCGGGCGCGCCCACGCCGTCTTTCCGAGCCTGCCGCGCCGACAACCTCCTGGACGCCCTCCTCGCCGACTTCGCACCAGTCTTCGCCGAGCCCCAGGGCCTACCGCCGGCCCGCGCCTGTGACCACCACATCACGCTGGTCCAAGGCGTACAGCCCGTCGCGGTCCGGCTATATCGGTACCCCGTCTCCCACAAGGATGAATTGGAGCGGCAGTGCACCGCCATGCTCGCCCAGGGACTGATCCGTCGCAGCTCATCGGCGTTCTCCTCGCCGGTGCTTCTCGTCAAGAAGCCGGATGGATCATGGCGGTTCTGCGTTGACTACAGGGCACTAAATGCCATCACGGTAAAGGACGCCTTCGCCATTCCAGTGGTGACTGAGCTGATCGATGAACTCTGA